ACTGTGGTCCAGAAAATTGTGAATGTCTGCAGGAATTATTTTTGGGATGGTGGTACTGATTATTAGAGGGCACCATTGGTGGCCTGGAATAAGGTGTGCTGCAGTAAAAGTGAAGGTGGTCTGGGTGTAAAAAATGCTGAGAATTGGAACATAGCAACTGTTGGAAAGCTTGTGGATTGGATTTATAAAAATGCAGATAGGTTGTGGGTGCTTTGGATAGATCATGTGTATTTAAAAGGCCAGGATTGGCACACATATATCCCTCCTTCTGATTCCAATTGGAACTGGAGGAACATATGCAAGGTGAGAGGTTTGCTAAGTGCGGGGTATATGAACAATGTGTGGCAGGATGCTAGAGGCTATAGTGTTGGTTCTGGGTATGCTTGGTTACAGGGAATGCACCCCCCTGTACAGTGGCATAAGGAGATTTGGGACGGTTGGTGTGTGCTTAAACATTCTATTATAGGCTGGTTAATTAAACAGCAAGCTTTGAATACCAAGCAAAAGCTGTTCCAGTTAAGGTTGTGTGATAATGATGTTTGTATTATTTGTGGAGCTGCTACAGAATCCCGTGAGCATCTGTTTGAGGATTGCCAGTATGTGCTGAGGATAATAGAACAGCTAGAACAATGGATGCATCTCAGCATGACTGGTCAGAATGCTCTCTTATCTAAACTGCAGAAGAAGGTGGCCAGGATGGCTAAATTAGCCTGCTGGTATACAATTTGGCTGGAGAGGAATCGGGGAAGGTTGGAGCATAGGATTACTAGGCCTGAGATCCTAGTGCAGGATATTCAGAGACTTGTGAAAGCAAGAGTTCAGCTGCTGCTCAGGGGACCAGTGATGATTGCAGATCAGCACTGGCTTAAGAAAATGCAGATTCAGATTTCATAGCTAGTATGTGATTGTATTGCTAAGTAATTCAAAACTGATGAAAGTGTAGTCCTGATGTATGTTATTTTGTCTATTAATGGAaagctcacatttcaccaaaaaaaaaaatgagagcATAGGAATAAAACCGATAATATTCAAAttccttttccatttttttctttcttttttttcggttctctgttttttttttcttctcttttcaatttttttctcgAAATTTTTTTCAATTCTCTCTTCTCCTTTCATTCATTCTACCAACAACTTTCAATGTGAACCAAAATAGCAATAAAACATACCTCGACCAATAACTACTACACTAGATTGACTAGGGTAGGCTTAagatttggaatgtagttaaagGGGGTCAAAATAGGCTATTTTCGGCTaagtggagcttatgggtaaaaatggaatAAAAGAGAATTGCAAGCACTCTCCTACATGTGATACcggccactaacccgaatgtatgcaggcaaaaagcaattgaatttcatacttatgcATTTGATATTACATGCTATGCAGGGAGTAAGTACTCACaaacctacatgaaactggtcatggaaGACAGTAGTTTTTaaaagctctaattccttagaattgATAAGTAGTTTGCAAAAATtttaagtcaagtctattcgttcaactAAGTTTCAAAACAAAAATTCGTAAAATGCAAAGATTTCGCTAAAAAGTAgtaatttatgcaaggcttaagcaaattgACTATTTACAGTGCAATGTCATCACAGAAAAAACTCCATTACGAATCAACCTAAATACAAAAATAaacgtgtattttttttttattttttcgaaattttctaattgttttgattttttattttgaaataaaaaacaatgcaagctaaaatgcaacaaacgtgaatgcaaaacaaatgcaaatacaGACTCAAATTGTgaattaccctccccaaaccaaaacggacaatgccctcattgtcctccagcacACATCAGCAAAATAATAGGGAAAGGGAAAATACAAACTCAAATGCAATATAAATGAAACTAAACTAAAGGATGTAAAAAGAATAAAGAGCAATAATAGTTACAATgtataacttccccaaaccagccagtaaACTGGGAAAGTAAGTagccagcagctactcgtcagctaTGCgccagaacagctcgatcgagtaaactgtagttactcgatcgagaacatccTTCCTTAAGTTGATCGATCGATTAATttaaaaatactcgatcgaggacccttTCTTTTGCTGggactttgctcgatcgagtggttaaaactgctcgatcgagaattcCTTAAATactcttgctcgatcgagtgtttgaaACAActtgatcgaggacttcctctttaGCACGCATCCCAATGATTCGTGCTTCTCCTAAGACAGATTTATACAAtacggacctccccaaaccagccaacaacaaggGGAGGTCGTACACCTCGAGTTGCCTTCCGGTCAGTGCTGGTTTCAGATAGGTCCAACACGACCTTGCTTAACATACCAAATTACCCACAAACGTGCATAATCAAAACAACTCAGAGCTCTCAAAAGTCGGATgaaaatctgcgcatgtgctacacaaaagcataaatAGCACCAACATATAATAGGAGCATATAAAAACAAAGTTAAAAACCGTCTCAACTTGTTGAACTTTCTTTGACAGCTCTCGTAATAATCCACCAAATTATTCCACCCATTAGCTAAGGGTGGAACATCAAATCTCAAATCATAGGTCACAAAAGACAAACAATCAACTCCTACATCGACAACCAACATATTAGTATTTTTCATCACTAATTCATATGGGTCGGGAGGTCTACCTCTACTGCTGTCAAAGGAAGGCGGAGAATTAGGGAGCACATAAGCATATAAAATTGAAGACACGCGAGTAGAAATAACCTGCCTAGACGGGTATTCTATGTGAAATGGGGGAGTCAAGTGCAAAGTAGGAGAAGGTGGGTAGTCATCCCAAATGCACGGGGTGGTAAAGTCAATTGAGTCAACGGGGTCCCCCATGATAAGCTCATCTATTATATCGTCATATGAGTCCAATTTGACCTCAAGACCTTCCAATCGCACATCCTCACTCTCCTTAACGCAAGACTCATCACAAAAGGGGTTCTCTAGGGGTTCTAGATTACCCCCAAAGAAGGGGTTATCAACTGAGCATATGGTCTCCTCCTCTAGGTTCCCGTCAATATCTTCTTCATTCTTTAAAACGGTTTCTATGGTCTCTCCCACCCCCTCATCCATGTGTAACTGAAGTGAGAAAGTGGGTTTAATGCTGTCAATGGCAAACCAGTCAAAGAATTCCAAAACCTCATTGACAGGTTCCCCACTGAAGTCTCCCTTACCTATTGAGTTGAGGTATGCTCGTGTAGGGCCATTTATACCCTGGATAATAGACAAACAAATCTAGAAGGCAGATAAATTTCCATGATTTATTGTATCGAGCCATTCCTCGAACTTGTCTATATATGCACTAAAAAACTCGTTCTCATCCTGCGGAAACCAGATGGTAAGTATCATGAGAACAGTCTTAAGGGACtaaagttccctgagacaaaagacaaactaaagtaaaacaagtaaaaaaaactagttgcctcctcggcaacggcgccaaaatttgacacggatGTCGccacctatcaaaaataaaacataaCCGGCCTAAACTTATGCAGTAGAGGTAAGCGGGGTATTGTATCCAcggggaggcggtcactatctactttttatctagtctgtctacgatgaaaaattgggggttttggttgaTTTGATTTAACAAACTAAAAGAACtaaatttaaaacaataaaagCAACAATAGTTAAAACTAGCAAAAATGAAATAGAGTGTGATCAAATAGGGAGAAatatgctaggatgtcggttcaccatgatattccgcaaatcagctaaaggtaaggtcagtcagTCTGtagtgagaagggtagtggaaaggtcttttcggtccgctattcgccctagattcttcctaaatagcttccgctctAATTAGGGtaatctattgttcataacaTGTCTAAtcagtccaatcttccgatctaggtcttaatttaaccgggttaattaaaatagtcgcgtgcactcaaccaagtaattactgttatattgctataagacaattctcacattaaaaccTCCCAAAACAAATTATACTGTCAttgctttactatcatggctcccctaatcctaataattaggatttagctactcataacggtaataaaactaataacggtAGATAGAACTATATTCGACATGGTTTAAAGATGAATTAAcagaaattgcataaactaaatattaattctaataacCTAACAGCAATTAAGAGACAAGAAAATTAACGGTTGCAAGAAGGAATTAATACTACGAATTAAATTGAATAGGAAGAGAGTAAGGACTTACACAAATTAAGATCCGAGAAAATATAAAGGCAAGCGTCGAACAAGAGTCTCCTAATCTCGATGCAAActgataataaactaaaaaatgAATGAATCCATGAATACCTAAACCTAATTcgatctctcctctttataagaGAGATATTTATTCACTAATTAAGATAACTAATATAACAAATAAATAAGTTCACGCAATTAAATCTTGCGTCATATCATAAGCTGTTCGATCGGGCATATTGAAACTACTCGATTGATTAACTCCagcaaaaatccactcgatcgagaaacagCTTAAACCCTCTTCTCGATCAAACATAACAAGAGTTCGATAGAGAAATCTTCAGCATcaaaaagggttcgatcgagacATTAAGTCAGCAACCAGCTCGATCGAATTAGCTACCACTGTGTCAGCACATAGGACGTTGATTAGCTTCTAAaacgacttcacgcatcccaaggcagaAGTATTCTCGCTCCAATTCCATCcatcatctcctaaatgcaagctataagGGCAGTTCCAAACTCAGTTTTGCTCCTtccgggtccattcctgcaattaaagccaaacaaaccaaagtaggctattcggggcatttcgtaggcTAAAACTATCGGAAtcacat
The Silene latifolia isolate original U9 population chromosome 11, ASM4854445v1, whole genome shotgun sequence genome window above contains:
- the LOC141613887 gene encoding uncharacterized protein LOC141613887; its protein translation is MGARKLSYAGRLTLANSVLNTLHNYWGSIFLIPKTVVQKIVNRAPLVAWNKVCCSKSEGGLGVKNAENWNIATVGKLVDWIYKNADRLWVLWIDHVYLKGQDWHTYIPPSDSNWNWRNICKVRGLLSAGYMNNVWQDARGYSVGSGYAWLQGMHPPVQWHKEIWDGWCVLKHSIIGWLIKQQALNTKQKLFQLRLCDNDVCIICGAATESREHLFEDCQYVLRIIEQLEQWMHLSMTGQNALLSKLQKKVARMAKLACWYTIWLERNRGRLEHRITRPEILVQDIQRLVKARVQLLLRGPVMIADQHWLKKMQIQIS